Proteins encoded together in one Miscanthus floridulus cultivar M001 chromosome 16, ASM1932011v1, whole genome shotgun sequence window:
- the LOC136514265 gene encoding uncharacterized protein, whose amino-acid sequence MVVLHVKSAAPASASSSSSSLAQDGDEDTEFLYECAASAAVADVAAALGALAGLQAALLSLCRRLRASCAGAGDAATGELERALDEAEAYASKEQVLRNRFLSPRALREHIRNIEKKCATALQEPPEVLSLQESSSGNRHERIQIWWAGKELAMDQKLSDYIGVNDKTKIVVRLTQARDEC is encoded by the exons ATGGTCGTGCTGCACGTGAAGTCGGCGGCGCCAGCCtccgcttcctcctcctcctcctctctggcGCAGGACGGGGACGAGGATACGGAGTTCCTGTACGAGTGCGCCGCCTCCGCGGCCGTCGCGGACGTCGCGGCCGCCCTCGGCGCGCTCGCGGGCCTCCAGGCcgccctcctctccctctgccgccgcctccgag CGAGTTGCGCGGGTGCTGGTGATGCTGCGACGGGCGAGCTCGAGAGGGCGCTGGACGAGGCCGAGGCCTACGCTTCCAAG GAACAAGTGCTGCGTAACAGATTCCTGTCCCCTCGTGCTCTAAGGGAACATATCAGGAACATTGAGAAGAAATGCGCTACTGCTCTACAAGAACCTCCAGAGGTGTTGTCTCTCCAAGAGTCATCATCAG GCAACAGGCATGAGAGAATACAGATTTGGTGGGCTGGGAAAGAGCTAGCCATGGACCAGAAGCTATCCGACTATATCGGTGTTAATGATAAAACCAAG ATTGTCGTCAGGCTAACTCAAGCTCGTGATGAGTGTTGA
- the LOC136512406 gene encoding calcium-transporting ATPase 4, endoplasmic reticulum-type-like, translated as MGEAAPPVPTAGGDADDLSAFPAWARSVSDCEARLRVSLSRGLSSAEAAARLRVHGPNELAEHPGPSLLRLLLDQFEDTLVRILLAAAAVSFLLALSSSGAAPTLAAFVEPLVIFLILVVNAAVGVWQEANAERALDALREIQSHHAAVLRDGGWVPALPARDLVPGDVVQLRVGDKVPADMRVARLLTSTLRLEQGSLTGETASVNKTSRAVAVEDADIQAKECMVFASTTVVNGAALCIVARTGMATEIGAIHAQIHQASQEDDDTPLKKKLNEFGEALTKIIGLICALVWLINVKYFLTFDLQGGWVPRNVKFSFEKCTYYFEIAVALAVAAIPEGLPAVITTCLALGTRKMASKNALVRKLPSVETLGCTTVICSDKTGTLTTNKMSVAKLVAIGDSSQEVRSFKVDGTTYDPHDGKIHDWPAGSIDANLETIAKVAAVCNDANVAHSSQQYVATGMPTEAALKVLVEKMGLPGGKNGLSLDPSETLGCCKWWNNVAKRIATLEFDRTRKSMGAIVKTSSGSNALLVKGAVETLLERSSHLQLKDGSVVPLDEKSKKTVLASLHEMSTKALRCLGFAYKEDLAEFATYDGENHPAHKLLLDPANYAAIETDLIFAGLVGLRDPPREEVYDAIEDCRAAGIRVMVITGDNKETAEAICREIGVFSPDEDITFKSLTGKEFMALEDKKALLRGKGGLLFSRAEPRHKQEIVRLLKEDGEVVAMTGDGVNDAPALKLADIGIAMGITGTEVAKEASDMVLADDNFSTIVSAVGEGRSIYNNMKAFIRYMISSNIGEVASIFLTSALGIPEGLIPVQLLWVNLVTDGPPATALGFNPPDKDIMKKPPRRSDDSLITPWILFRYLIIGLYVGIATVGIFVIWYTHGSFMGIDLTGDGHTLVSYSQLSNWGQCSSWDNFTASPFTAGTQTFTFDDPCDYFHTGKVKATTLSLSVLVAIEMFNSFNALSEDSSLLTMPPWVNPWLLVAMSVSFGLHFLILYVPFLATVFGIVPLSLNEWLLVLLVALPVVLIDEALKFVGRYTSSPGPKRRSRKQKGE; from the exons ATGGGCGAGGCGGCGCCACCGGTGCCCACCGCCGGCGGCGACGCGGACGACCTATCCGCGTTCCCGGCGTGGGCGCGGTCGGTGTCGGACTGCGAGGCGCGGCTGCGGGTCTCCCTCTCCCGCGGCCTCTCCTCCGCCGAGGCCGCGGCGCGGCTACGCGTCCACGGGCCGAACGAGCTGGCCGAGCACCCGGGCCCGTCGCTGCTGCGGTTGCTGCTGGACCAGTTCGAGGACACGCTGGTGCGCATCCTGCTCGCGGCcgccgccgtctccttcctcctcgCGCTCTCCTCCTCCGGCGCCGCCCCGACGCTCGCCGCCTTCGTCGAGCCGCTCGTCAtcttcctcatcctcgtcgtcaaCGCGGCCGTCGGGGTGTGGCAGGAGGCCAATGCGGAGCGGGCGCTGGACGCGCTGCGTGAGATCCAGTCCCACCACGCCGCGGTCCTTCGCGACGGCGGCTGGGTCCCCGCGCTGCCCGCGCGGGACCTCGTCCCCGGCGACGTCGTGCAGCTCCGCGTCGGGGACAAGGTGCCCGCCGACATGCGCGTCGCGAGGTTGCTCACCTCCACGCTCCGACTCGAGCAAGGGTCGCTGACCGGGGAGACGGCATCCGTCAACAAGACCTCCCGGGCCGTGGCGGTGGAGGACGCCGACATCCAGGCCAAGGAGTGCATGGTGTTCGCCAGCACCACCGTCGTCAACGGCGCCGCGCTTTGCATCGTCGCGCGCACCGGGATGGCCACGGAGATCGGCGCCATCCACGCGCAGATCCACCAGGCGTCGCAGGAGGACGACGACACGCCGCTCAAGAAGAAGCTCAACGAGTTCGGGGAGGCGCTCACCAAGATCATCGGACTCATCTGCGCGCTCGTCTGGCTCATCAACGTCAAGTACTTCCTCACCTTCGACCTCCAGGGGGGATGGGTGCCCAGGAACGTGAAATTCTCCTTCGAGAAGTGCACCTACTACTTTGAGATCGCCGtcgccctcgccgtcgccgccatacCCGAGGGCCTGCCCGCCGTCATCACCACCTGCCTCGCGCTCGGGACCAGGAAGATGGCTTCCAAGAATGCGCTCGTCAGGAAGCTGCCTAGCGTCGAGACCCTCGGCTGCACCACTGTCATCTGCTCCGACAAGACCGGGACGCTCACCACCAACAAGATGTCAGTGGCCAAGCTCGTGGCCATCGGTGATTCTTCACAGGAGGTTAGGAGCTTCAAGGTGGACGGTACTACCTACGATCCTCATGACGGGAAAATTCACGACTGGCCTGCTGGGAGCATCGATGCCAACCTTGAGACGATCGCCAAGGTCGCAGCTGTGTGCAACGATGCCAATGTGGCACATTCTTCGCAGCAGTATGTTGCCACTGGAATGCCGACAGAGGCAGCTCTAAAG GTTCTGGTTGAGAAAATGGGCCTGCCTGGAGGAAAGAATGGTCTGTCCTTGGATCCGTCTGAGACATTAG GCTGCTGCAAATGGTGGAACAATGTTGCCAAAAGGATCGCTACCCTCGAGTTTGATCGCACAAGGAAATCAATGGGTGCCATTGTGAAAACCAGTTCAGGAAGCAATGCCCTGCTCGTGAAG GGAGCTGTTGAAACTTTACTTGAACGAAGTAGCCACCTTCAACTGAAGGATGGTTCCGTGGTGCCATTAGATGAGAAATCAAAGAAAACTGTCCTGGCAAGCCtccatgagatgtcaaccaaagcTCTGCGCTGCCTCGGTTTTGCATACAAGGAGGATCTAGCAGAATTTGCAACATATGATGGCGAAAACCATCCTGCTCATAAGCTCTTGCTGGATCCGGCCAATTATGCAGCTATTGAGACTGACCTAATATTTGCGGGTCTTGTGGGCCTAAGG GACCCTCCCAGGGAAGAGGTCTATGATGCTATTGAAGATTGCAGAGCTGCAGGCATCCGTGTTATGGTGATAACAGGGGACAACAAAGAAACTGCTGAGGCAATATGCCGTGAAATTGGTGTGTTTTCACCTGATGAGGATATCACCTTCAAGAGCCTTACAGGGAAGGAGTTCATGGCGCTTGAGGACAAGAAGGCACTGCTACGCGGGAAAGGTGGCCTTCTGTTCTCTAGGGCAGaacctaggcacaaacaagagaTTGTGAGGTTGCTGAAAGAAGATGGGGAGGTTGTCGCCATGACTGGAGATGGAGTGAATGATGCCCCTGCTCTGAAACTGGCTGACATTGGTATAGCTATGGGCATTACTGGAACTGAG GTTGCCAAAGAGGCCTCTGACATGGTGTTGGCTGATGACAATTTCAGCACTATAGTTTCTGCAGTTGGTGAAGGAAGATCTATTTACAACAACATGAAAGCTTTCATAAG ATACATGATTTCCTCAAACATTGGTGAAGTTGCTTCTATTTTCCTAACTTCTGCCTTGGGCATTCCTGAGGGGTTGATACCTGTTCAACTTCTGTGGGTCAATCTTGTCACCGATGGTCCCCCTGCAACTGCTTTAGGTTTCAATCCTCCTGACAAGGACATCATGAAGAAGCCACCTAGGAGGAGCGATGATTCACTGATCACTCCCTGGATTTTGTTCCGCTACCTG ATAATTGGCCTTTATGTTGGGATTGCAACTGTTGGCATCTTTGTCATATGGTACACACATGGGTCTTTCATGGGCATTGACCTTACTGGAGACGGTCACACTCTTGTCAGTTACTCACAGCTTTCAAACTGGGGCCAGTGCTCTTCCTGGGACAACTTCACCGCTTCACCTTTCACTGCTGGAACTCAAACTTTCACATTCGACGACCCATGCGACTACTTCCACACAGGAAAAGTGAAGGCAACAACTCTGTCCCTCTCTGTCCTGGTGGCAATCGAGATGTTCAACTCTTTCAACGCTCTCTCTGAAGACAGCAGCCTGCTCACTATGCCGCCCTGGGTCAACCCATGGCTGCTCGTCGCGATGTCGGTGTCGTTTGGGCTCCACTTCCTGATCCTCTACGTGCCGTTCCTTGCTACAGTGTTTGGCATCGTTCCACTGAGCCTGAACGAGTGGCTGCTGGTTCTGCTGGTCGCTCTCCCGGTGGTGCTCATCGACGAGGCTCTCAAGTTCGTGGGCAGGTATACAAGCTCTCCCGGCCCCAAGAGGCGGTCGAGGAAGCAGAAGGGCGAGTAA